Proteins from a single region of Haloterrigena alkaliphila:
- a CDS encoding 30S ribosomal protein S19e produces MATMYDVPADDLIEAVADDLEERLDEPDWGKFAKSGVSRELPPEQEKFWARRAASLLRKVSDRGPIGVERLSTEYGGSKGGSNRYQVAPAKRADGSKNLIRTILQQLEEEDLVETAEGEGRRITPEGQSLLDDTAGAVLEDLDRPELERYA; encoded by the coding sequence ATGGCTACGATGTACGACGTTCCGGCGGACGACCTCATCGAGGCGGTCGCCGACGATCTCGAGGAACGGCTCGACGAACCCGACTGGGGCAAGTTCGCAAAGAGCGGCGTCAGCCGCGAACTGCCGCCCGAACAGGAGAAGTTCTGGGCGCGACGCGCCGCGAGCCTCCTGCGGAAGGTCTCCGACCGCGGACCGATCGGCGTCGAGCGACTGTCGACGGAGTACGGCGGCTCGAAGGGCGGTTCCAACCGCTACCAGGTCGCCCCCGCCAAGCGCGCCGACGGCTCGAAGAACCTCATTCGAACGATCCTCCAGCAACTCGAGGAGGAAGACCTCGTCGAGACCGCTGAGGGCGAGGGGCGACGCATCACCCCCGAGGGACAGAGCCTCCTCGACGACACCGCCGGCGCCGTCCTCGAAGACCTCGACCGTCCGGAACTCGAGCGCTACGCGTAA
- a CDS encoding site-2 protease family protein encodes MDDAESPRFGPSRTDESAPRDGPSLERIESVFRVYETRTEDDQLVYYGDPRIHPERAIRELWPAFRKAGYEPELTTRHGEYVIVAEPISVGIDGIPWTNILLLLATICSTLFVGAFWWYPAIDPIGNPADIVRAWPFSAAVLTVLGVHELGHYVMSRYHQVDASLPYFIPVPTIIGTMGAVIKLKGRMPDRRALFDIGVAGPLAGLAATVAVAIVGLHMPPVIVPEPLVPDGDETAFQLGIPPLLEFLAVALDRPLYGDDPTRNVNPVVIGAWVGMFVTFLNLIPVGQLDGGHILRAMAGDLHETISALVPGALFALAGYLYYVGGYGVQTVFIWVFWGVLAVILASAGAAHPITDDRLGTWRFAVGVVTFGLGLLCFMPVPISIVQ; translated from the coding sequence ATGGACGACGCCGAATCGCCCCGGTTCGGACCCTCGCGGACCGACGAGTCGGCCCCGCGGGACGGCCCGTCACTCGAGCGTATCGAGTCGGTGTTTCGGGTCTACGAGACGCGAACCGAGGACGATCAGCTGGTGTACTACGGCGATCCCCGGATCCATCCGGAGCGGGCGATCCGGGAGCTGTGGCCCGCCTTCAGGAAGGCAGGATACGAGCCCGAGTTGACCACCCGGCACGGCGAGTACGTCATCGTCGCCGAGCCGATCAGCGTCGGGATCGACGGCATTCCGTGGACGAACATCCTGCTGCTGCTCGCGACGATCTGTTCGACGCTGTTCGTCGGCGCGTTCTGGTGGTATCCGGCGATCGATCCGATCGGCAATCCGGCCGACATCGTTCGCGCGTGGCCCTTCTCCGCCGCGGTGCTGACGGTGCTCGGCGTCCACGAACTGGGACACTACGTGATGAGCCGCTACCACCAGGTCGACGCCTCGCTGCCGTACTTCATTCCGGTCCCGACGATCATCGGGACGATGGGCGCGGTGATCAAACTGAAGGGGCGCATGCCGGATCGACGGGCGCTGTTCGACATCGGCGTCGCCGGGCCGCTGGCCGGGTTGGCCGCGACGGTCGCCGTCGCCATCGTGGGCCTCCACATGCCGCCCGTGATCGTTCCCGAGCCGCTCGTCCCGGACGGCGACGAGACCGCGTTTCAGCTGGGGATCCCGCCGCTGCTCGAGTTCCTCGCGGTGGCGCTCGATCGGCCGCTGTACGGCGACGACCCGACGCGGAACGTCAATCCCGTCGTCATCGGCGCCTGGGTCGGCATGTTCGTCACCTTCCTCAACCTGATCCCGGTCGGCCAACTCGACGGCGGTCACATCCTCCGGGCGATGGCCGGCGACCTCCACGAGACGATCAGCGCCCTCGTTCCGGGCGCGCTGTTCGCCCTCGCCGGCTACCTCTACTACGTCGGCGGCTACGGCGTCCAGACGGTGTTCATCTGGGTCTTCTGGGGCGTTCTGGCCGTCATCCTCGCGTCGGCGGGCGCGGCCCATCCGATCACCGACGATCGGCTCGGCACCTGGCGGTTCGCCGTCGGCGTCGTCACGTTCGGCCTCGGGCTGCTCTGTTTCATGCCGGTTCCGATCTCGATCGTCCAGTAA
- the thiL gene encoding thiamine-phosphate kinase, producing the protein MDERAALTLLEGELEAAGDDAAVVDGLVLTTDMLHERTDFPPGTTRYTAGWRAVGASLSDVAAMGAEATAAVAAYAAPEFDPDELLAFVGGARDVCERVDAEYVGGDLDNHDEFTVSTTAVGRADDPVRRSGARPGDRVVVTGTLGRSAAALELFERGARADGSEADDIDEETLERANELFRFEPRVAAGRVLEPHATAMMDSSDGLARSLHQLAEASDCGFAVEAERIPVADALLDVADGEDVLERALTFGEDFELVATVPDAALEATRDATDVELSVIGSVTEPAAGITVDGDRLADRGYTH; encoded by the coding sequence ATGGACGAGCGCGCCGCCCTGACGCTGCTCGAGGGCGAACTCGAGGCCGCCGGCGACGACGCCGCCGTCGTCGACGGGCTCGTGCTCACGACGGACATGCTCCACGAGCGGACGGACTTCCCGCCGGGAACGACCCGCTACACGGCGGGCTGGCGGGCCGTCGGCGCGTCGCTGTCGGACGTGGCGGCGATGGGCGCCGAGGCGACGGCCGCCGTGGCGGCCTACGCGGCCCCCGAGTTCGATCCCGACGAACTGCTCGCCTTCGTCGGCGGCGCCCGAGACGTCTGCGAGCGCGTCGACGCCGAGTACGTCGGCGGCGATCTCGACAACCACGACGAGTTCACCGTGTCGACGACTGCCGTCGGCCGCGCCGACGACCCCGTTCGCCGGAGCGGCGCCCGGCCCGGCGACCGCGTCGTCGTCACCGGCACGCTGGGCCGGAGCGCGGCCGCACTCGAGTTGTTCGAGCGCGGCGCTCGAGCGGACGGAAGCGAAGCCGACGATATCGACGAGGAGACCCTCGAGCGCGCGAACGAACTGTTCCGGTTCGAACCCCGCGTCGCCGCAGGCCGAGTACTCGAACCCCACGCGACGGCGATGATGGACTCGAGCGACGGCCTCGCCCGGTCGTTACACCAGTTAGCGGAGGCCAGCGACTGCGGGTTCGCCGTCGAGGCGGAGCGGATCCCGGTCGCCGACGCGCTGCTCGACGTCGCCGACGGCGAGGACGTCCTCGAGCGGGCGCTCACCTTCGGCGAGGACTTCGAACTCGTCGCGACGGTACCCGACGCGGCGCTCGAGGCGACTCGAGACGCGACCGACGTCGAACTCTCGGTGATCGGTTCGGTGACCGAACCCGCGGCGGGGATCACGGTGGACGGCGACCGACTCGCGGACCGCGGCTACACGCACTGA
- the lysS gene encoding lysine--tRNA ligase, with the protein MSTEHDDATEPDAGADAESPYTLQHEDGDDARHAFWADTVADRVEAREPDEPIVVKGGISPSGVPHLGNVNEIMRGYYVAEVLRERGHEVRQVFTADDRDPLRKLPRTLCDLEGTLVDLGEVDAGALGRNLGAPYTDIPDPFGCCDSYGDHFSTIIQDSADAVDVPIDLVSNTEMYESGEFEAVTRFVLEHRERAREVLSQYQDKVDADGDYVPFNPICEDCGKITETVTSVDLDAGEAGTVDYRCTDMDAGDRTIDGCGHEGTATLREGKLPWRFEWPAQWQVLGVDFEPFGKDHAEGSWPSGQDVARNVLEIEPPVPMVYEWFTLEGEPFSSSEGNVILVSDVLELLEPEVLRYFFAKDPAKARDFSIERLDQLVDEFDRLEAIYFDEIEASEDETAFAKRVYPLVVEEPREERIRLPYTFAAVLGMFDDPDLREEVARKEGHISDDAPEWAVDQALERVEQARNWARRTGNEFDYELKRTEIPDHEFDAATEAALDDLADFVESAVPVDPDELQGEIYETAKRHDVDVGDFFGAGYRLFFDEEQGPKLGPFLAKVDREFVVARLRRER; encoded by the coding sequence ATGAGCACCGAACACGATGACGCGACGGAGCCCGATGCCGGCGCGGACGCGGAGAGTCCCTATACCCTCCAGCACGAGGATGGCGACGACGCACGACACGCCTTCTGGGCCGATACGGTCGCGGACCGCGTCGAAGCGCGAGAGCCTGACGAACCGATCGTCGTCAAGGGCGGCATCTCGCCTTCCGGCGTTCCCCACCTCGGGAACGTCAACGAGATCATGCGCGGCTACTACGTCGCGGAAGTCCTGCGCGAGCGCGGTCACGAGGTCCGCCAGGTCTTCACCGCCGACGACCGGGACCCGCTGCGCAAGCTGCCCCGCACCCTCTGTGACCTCGAGGGCACCCTCGTCGATCTCGGCGAGGTCGACGCGGGTGCGCTCGGGCGCAACCTCGGCGCTCCCTACACCGACATCCCGGATCCGTTCGGCTGCTGTGACTCCTACGGCGACCACTTCTCGACCATCATCCAGGACAGCGCCGACGCCGTCGACGTGCCGATCGACCTCGTCTCGAACACGGAGATGTACGAATCCGGCGAGTTCGAGGCCGTCACGCGCTTCGTCCTCGAGCACCGCGAGCGCGCACGCGAGGTCCTCTCGCAGTACCAGGACAAGGTCGACGCGGACGGCGACTACGTTCCCTTCAATCCGATCTGCGAGGACTGTGGCAAGATCACCGAGACGGTGACGAGCGTCGACCTCGACGCCGGCGAGGCCGGTACCGTCGACTACCGCTGTACCGATATGGACGCCGGCGACCGGACCATCGACGGCTGCGGCCACGAGGGCACCGCCACGCTGCGGGAGGGGAAACTTCCCTGGCGCTTCGAGTGGCCCGCCCAGTGGCAGGTGCTGGGCGTCGACTTCGAGCCCTTCGGCAAGGACCACGCCGAGGGCTCCTGGCCCAGCGGCCAGGACGTCGCCCGCAACGTTCTCGAGATCGAACCACCCGTTCCGATGGTCTACGAGTGGTTCACCCTCGAGGGCGAGCCGTTCTCCTCTTCGGAAGGGAACGTGATTCTGGTCTCGGACGTCCTCGAACTGCTCGAGCCCGAAGTGCTGCGGTACTTCTTCGCGAAGGACCCCGCGAAGGCGCGGGACTTCAGCATCGAGCGCCTCGATCAGCTGGTCGACGAGTTCGACCGCCTCGAGGCGATCTACTTCGACGAGATCGAGGCCAGCGAGGACGAGACGGCCTTCGCGAAGCGGGTGTATCCACTCGTAGTCGAGGAACCGAGAGAAGAACGCATCCGTCTCCCCTACACCTTCGCCGCCGTCCTCGGGATGTTCGACGATCCCGACCTTCGCGAGGAAGTCGCCCGCAAGGAGGGTCACATCTCCGACGACGCGCCCGAATGGGCGGTCGACCAGGCCCTCGAGCGCGTCGAGCAGGCCCGCAACTGGGCGCGCCGAACCGGAAACGAGTTCGACTACGAACTCAAGCGCACGGAGATTCCGGATCACGAGTTCGACGCGGCCACCGAGGCGGCCCTCGATGACCTCGCCGACTTCGTCGAGTCGGCCGTCCCCGTCGACCCCGACGAACTCCAGGGCGAGATCTACGAGACGGCCAAGCGCCACGACGTCGACGTCGGCGACTTCTTCGGCGCGGGCTACCGCCTGTTTTTCGACGAGGAACAGGGGCCGAAGCTCGGCCCGTTCCTCGCGAAGGTCGACCGCGAGTTCGTCGTCGCCCGCCTGCGCCGCGAACGCTGA
- a CDS encoding DUF7123 family protein, protein MSMSTTAQPSTESKERRLKRYLRERAEDGELYFKGKFIADDVGMSPKEIGALMVKLSDSVTDLEIEKWSYTSATTWRVAPA, encoded by the coding sequence ATGTCGATGAGCACGACAGCCCAACCCTCCACGGAAAGCAAAGAACGCCGCCTGAAGCGCTACCTTCGCGAACGTGCCGAAGACGGAGAGCTGTACTTCAAAGGCAAGTTCATCGCGGACGACGTCGGGATGTCCCCCAAAGAGATCGGCGCGTTGATGGTCAAACTCTCGGACTCGGTCACCGACCTCGAGATCGAGAAGTGGTCGTACACGAGCGCGACCACGTGGCGCGTCGCTCCGGCCTGA
- a CDS encoding PaaI family thioesterase, with product MTEDDAGFSELIGLEFTDAGDGYSRGTLTVSDRLTNPNDVLHGGVAYTMADSGMAAALQSEMTADERCATIEIKISYLEPVTEGTVTCESTVVRRGGSVAFLESEVQQEGASVARATGSFSIFVP from the coding sequence ATGACAGAGGACGACGCGGGATTTTCGGAGCTCATCGGACTCGAGTTCACCGACGCGGGCGACGGCTACAGCCGCGGCACGCTGACCGTCTCCGACCGGTTGACCAATCCGAACGACGTGTTGCACGGCGGGGTCGCGTACACGATGGCCGACTCCGGGATGGCGGCCGCCCTGCAGTCCGAGATGACGGCCGACGAGCGCTGTGCGACGATCGAGATCAAGATCAGCTACCTGGAACCGGTGACCGAGGGGACGGTGACCTGCGAGTCCACCGTCGTTCGACGGGGCGGTTCCGTCGCTTTCCTCGAGTCCGAGGTCCAGCAGGAGGGCGCGTCGGTCGCTCGCGCGACGGGATCGTTCTCCATCTTCGTCCCCTGA
- a CDS encoding DNA-binding protein gives MSGSPDEEKLEELRQQKMEQLQEQAQGQQGDAGQEAAQQQAEAQKKAVLRQHLTDEARKRLNTVKMSKPQFGEQVERQVVTLARSGRIQGKIDDEKMKQLLQELKPDSQSFDIKRR, from the coding sequence ATGAGTGGCTCACCCGACGAGGAGAAACTCGAGGAGCTGCGACAGCAGAAGATGGAACAGCTACAGGAGCAAGCCCAGGGCCAGCAGGGCGACGCCGGACAGGAGGCGGCCCAGCAACAGGCCGAGGCCCAGAAGAAGGCGGTCCTGCGCCAGCACCTGACCGACGAGGCGCGCAAGCGGCTCAACACGGTCAAGATGAGCAAACCCCAGTTCGGCGAGCAGGTCGAACGGCAGGTCGTCACCCTCGCTCGGAGCGGTCGCATCCAGGGGAAGATCGACGACGAGAAGATGAAACAGCTCCTCCAGGAGCTGAAGCCCGACTCCCAGAGCTTCGACATCAAGCGCCGCTGA
- a CDS encoding DUF7411 family protein yields the protein MELGVLYSGGKDSTLAALLLEEFYDVTLVTGHFGISDDWKHARETAAAMGFAFDRLELDPDVAREAAARIREDGFPRNGIQQVHRHALERLAEREYDAIADGTRRDDRVPTVSRAQAQSLEDRHEVDYIAPLSGFGRTAVDRLVDARLEVTVGPSEEIDRADYEAELRAIIADEYGPGVVDELFPDHTQTYVTGVRREKE from the coding sequence ATGGAGCTCGGCGTGCTCTACAGCGGCGGCAAAGATTCGACCCTCGCGGCCCTTCTCCTCGAGGAGTTCTACGACGTCACGCTGGTCACCGGCCACTTCGGGATCAGCGACGACTGGAAACACGCCCGCGAGACCGCCGCGGCAATGGGCTTCGCGTTCGATCGCCTCGAACTCGACCCCGACGTCGCCCGCGAGGCCGCCGCCCGGATCCGCGAGGACGGCTTCCCGCGAAACGGCATCCAGCAGGTCCACCGGCACGCACTCGAGCGACTCGCCGAACGGGAGTACGACGCCATCGCCGACGGCACCCGCCGGGACGACCGCGTCCCCACGGTCTCCCGCGCCCAGGCCCAGAGCTTAGAGGACCGCCACGAGGTCGACTACATCGCGCCCCTGTCGGGGTTCGGTCGCACCGCCGTCGACCGACTCGTCGACGCCCGACTCGAGGTGACCGTCGGCCCAAGCGAGGAGATCGATCGGGCCGACTACGAGGCGGAACTCCGGGCGATCATCGCCGACGAGTACGGGCCCGGAGTCGTCGACGAACTCTTCCCGGATCACACGCAGACGTACGTGACCGGCGTCCGCCGAGAAAAGGAGTGA
- a CDS encoding sensor histidine kinase: MQRVADDDWVATISDQLPVSPLSILGLVLAATIGIRIAGETLSTKTLLESIFPLATATAVVLVDRFLVAQDVAARDRLTVFAYGLGGFLAAFVVAALHLYIAYLDGLGARSPLYLLLMSGTMGVGAGTVAGVYDIKQRAATREARRQSERLEEFASVVSHDLRNPLGVARGRLDAAFQTGDADHLMEVDAALERMDELIEESLSVARSGTQVEETYEVPLAELAGDAWSSTATGDASYEVVDHRTLQVDPLRAKQLFENLFRNAIEHGREDVHVRVGPRPGGFFVADDGPGIPEDERDKILEQGYSTSEEGSGLGLAIVRAIADAHGWSVTVTESEDGGARFEFTR; encoded by the coding sequence GTGCAACGCGTCGCCGACGACGATTGGGTCGCCACCATCAGCGATCAGCTACCGGTATCGCCGCTGTCGATTCTGGGGCTCGTCCTCGCCGCGACCATCGGCATCCGCATCGCGGGCGAGACCCTCTCGACGAAGACCCTCCTCGAGAGCATCTTCCCCCTCGCGACCGCGACGGCGGTCGTCCTCGTCGACCGCTTCCTCGTCGCCCAGGACGTGGCGGCGCGGGACCGCCTTACCGTCTTCGCGTACGGGCTGGGGGGCTTCCTCGCGGCGTTCGTCGTCGCGGCGCTCCACCTCTACATCGCCTACCTCGACGGGCTCGGCGCCCGCTCGCCGCTGTACCTGCTGTTGATGAGCGGGACGATGGGCGTCGGCGCCGGCACCGTCGCCGGCGTCTACGATATCAAACAGCGGGCCGCGACCCGCGAGGCCCGCCGCCAGAGCGAACGCCTCGAGGAGTTCGCGAGCGTCGTCAGCCACGACCTGCGGAACCCGCTGGGCGTCGCGCGCGGGCGCCTCGACGCCGCGTTTCAGACCGGCGACGCCGACCACTTGATGGAGGTCGACGCCGCTCTCGAGCGGATGGACGAACTGATCGAGGAGTCGTTGTCGGTCGCCCGCAGCGGGACGCAGGTCGAGGAGACCTACGAGGTCCCCCTAGCCGAACTCGCCGGTGACGCCTGGTCGTCGACGGCGACCGGCGACGCGAGTTACGAGGTGGTCGACCACCGGACGCTACAGGTCGACCCCCTCCGCGCGAAACAGCTCTTCGAGAACCTCTTTCGCAACGCGATCGAACACGGCCGCGAGGACGTCCACGTCCGCGTCGGTCCCCGTCCCGGCGGCTTCTTCGTCGCGGACGACGGTCCGGGCATTCCCGAGGACGAACGGGACAAGATCCTGGAACAGGGGTACTCGACGTCCGAGGAGGGGTCGGGACTGGGGCTCGCTATCGTCCGCGCCATCGCGGACGCCCACGGCTGGTCCGTGACGGTTACTGAAAGCGAGGACGGCGGCGCTCGATTCGAGTTCACTCGGTAA
- a CDS encoding molybdopterin synthase, whose product MHVLGVLDRGAGGDALERVLDRLVDRLEREGRVGVVKYDATIADGTAVHDSTTVGGDVSYDLGADGDWTASGTGMTVGDALDQLATDCEYAVVVGIDDLRHPTVVVGAADADGEDVLAAAEAPGDLDPDAVAAELAAREPYETLESLVERVKRSPAADRAGAIATFTGRVRAKDDADDARTQYLEFEKYEGVADERMAALETDLEARDGVLEVELYHRTGIVEDGEDIVFVVVLAGHREEAFRTVEDGINRLKDEVPLFKKEVTVEDEFWVHERS is encoded by the coding sequence ATGCACGTACTCGGCGTTCTCGATCGCGGGGCCGGCGGCGATGCCCTCGAGCGGGTCCTCGACCGCCTCGTCGATCGACTCGAGCGGGAGGGACGGGTGGGCGTCGTCAAGTACGACGCGACGATCGCGGACGGGACGGCCGTCCACGACTCGACGACGGTCGGCGGCGACGTCAGCTACGATCTCGGCGCCGACGGCGACTGGACCGCCTCCGGGACGGGAATGACGGTCGGCGACGCCCTCGATCAATTGGCGACCGACTGCGAGTACGCCGTCGTGGTCGGCATCGACGATCTCAGACATCCGACGGTCGTCGTGGGCGCGGCCGACGCCGACGGCGAGGACGTCCTCGCGGCCGCCGAGGCGCCCGGCGACCTCGACCCGGACGCCGTCGCGGCCGAACTCGCGGCGCGAGAGCCCTACGAGACCCTCGAGTCGCTGGTCGAGCGCGTCAAGCGGTCGCCGGCGGCCGACCGCGCGGGTGCGATCGCCACGTTCACCGGCCGCGTCCGCGCGAAAGACGACGCGGACGACGCGCGCACCCAGTACCTCGAGTTCGAGAAGTACGAGGGCGTCGCCGACGAGCGCATGGCGGCCCTCGAGACGGATCTCGAAGCCCGCGACGGCGTTCTCGAGGTCGAACTCTACCACCGCACGGGCATCGTCGAGGACGGCGAGGACATCGTCTTCGTCGTCGTGCTCGCGGGGCACCGCGAGGAGGCGTTTCGGACCGTCGAGGACGGGATCAACCGGTTGAAAGACGAGGTTCCGCTGTTCAAGAAGGAGGTGACGGTCGAGGACGAGTTCTGGGTCCACGAGCGATCGTAA
- the hisS gene encoding histidine--tRNA ligase: MYDRIKGFRDFYPGEMAARRETIDAIEDTARRYGFREIGTPAVERAEMWTDKSGDEIVDELYSFEDQGGRHVTLTPELTPTVARMVVAKQQELSKPIKWFSTRPFWRYEQVQQGRQREFYQTNVDIFGSSEPEADAEILAWAADALTNLGLTGEHFEFRVSHRDILGGVLESYDADVDTEAAIRAVDKSEKISQAEYHDLLIGAGLSADQAAEFDDLVSSGDLEAVESVADTDRVTAAVENLQNVLEAAADFGAREYCTISLETARGLDYYTGVVFECFDSAGEVSRSIFGGGRYDDLIEGFGGQPTPAVGVAPGHATLSLLCQRAGVWPEEAVTTDYYVLQIGDTRPEAARIARDLRERGHVVETDVAGRSFGAQLNYADSVNAETVVVAGEQDLANDEVTIKDMESGDQTQVPVDEFPGDLERPTYDDFE, from the coding sequence ATGTACGACCGGATCAAGGGCTTTCGCGACTTCTATCCCGGCGAGATGGCCGCGCGGCGGGAGACCATCGACGCGATAGAGGACACCGCTCGCCGCTACGGCTTCCGCGAGATCGGCACGCCGGCCGTCGAGCGCGCCGAGATGTGGACCGACAAGAGCGGCGACGAGATCGTCGACGAACTCTACTCCTTCGAGGATCAGGGCGGACGCCACGTGACGCTGACGCCCGAACTGACGCCGACCGTTGCGCGGATGGTCGTCGCCAAGCAACAGGAGCTCTCGAAGCCGATCAAGTGGTTCTCGACGCGCCCCTTCTGGCGCTACGAGCAGGTCCAGCAGGGCCGTCAGCGGGAGTTCTACCAGACCAACGTCGACATCTTCGGCTCTTCGGAGCCAGAAGCCGACGCCGAGATCCTCGCGTGGGCCGCCGACGCCCTGACGAACCTCGGGCTGACCGGCGAGCACTTCGAGTTCCGCGTCTCCCACCGCGACATCCTCGGCGGCGTCCTCGAGAGCTACGACGCCGACGTCGACACCGAGGCGGCCATCCGCGCGGTCGACAAGTCCGAGAAGATCTCGCAGGCCGAGTATCACGACCTGCTAATCGGCGCCGGCCTCTCTGCCGACCAGGCCGCCGAGTTCGACGACCTCGTCTCGAGCGGCGACCTCGAGGCGGTCGAGTCCGTTGCCGACACCGATCGCGTCACCGCGGCGGTCGAGAACCTCCAGAACGTGCTCGAGGCCGCCGCGGACTTCGGCGCCCGCGAGTACTGCACGATCTCGCTCGAGACGGCCCGCGGACTCGACTACTACACCGGCGTCGTCTTCGAGTGTTTCGACTCGGCCGGCGAGGTCTCGCGGTCGATCTTCGGCGGCGGTCGGTACGACGACCTGATCGAGGGCTTCGGCGGCCAGCCGACGCCCGCGGTCGGCGTCGCACCCGGCCACGCCACGCTGTCGCTGCTCTGTCAGCGCGCGGGCGTCTGGCCCGAGGAGGCGGTGACCACGGACTACTACGTGCTCCAGATCGGCGATACGCGGCCCGAGGCGGCCCGGATCGCCCGCGACCTCCGCGAGCGCGGCCACGTCGTCGAGACCGACGTCGCCGGGCGCTCCTTCGGCGCGCAGTTGAACTACGCCGACTCGGTCAACGCCGAGACGGTCGTCGTCGCCGGTGAGCAGGACCTCGCGAACGACGAGGTGACGATCAAGGACATGGAATCGGGCGACCAGACGCAGGTGCCCGTCGACGAGTTCCCCGGCGACCTCGAGCGGCCCACGTACGACGACTTCGAGTGA
- the pyrH gene encoding UMP kinase has protein sequence MKVVVSIGGSVLVPEPGADRVAEHAAVVEDLVADGCRVGAVVGGGGVAREYISAARDLGANEIELDQLGIDVTRLNARLLIAALGEESVTAPALDYEEASEALRRDDVCVMGGVAPAQTTDAVGAALAEYIDADLLVYATSVPGVYSDDPNENPEATKYDSLSATELVDVIAGLEMNAGASAPVDLLAAKIIERSGMRTIVLDGTDPDRIARAVRYGDHDGTDIIPEGAGEEPTYWASDER, from the coding sequence ATGAAAGTGGTCGTCTCTATCGGCGGGAGCGTGCTCGTGCCCGAACCGGGCGCGGATCGGGTAGCCGAACACGCGGCCGTCGTCGAAGACCTCGTCGCGGACGGCTGTCGCGTCGGCGCCGTCGTCGGGGGCGGCGGCGTCGCCCGGGAGTACATCTCGGCCGCTCGCGATCTGGGGGCCAACGAGATCGAACTCGATCAACTGGGTATCGACGTCACCCGACTCAACGCGCGCCTGCTGATCGCCGCGCTCGGCGAGGAGTCCGTCACCGCGCCGGCCCTCGATTACGAGGAGGCCAGCGAGGCGCTCCGTCGGGACGACGTCTGCGTCATGGGCGGCGTCGCGCCGGCCCAGACGACCGACGCCGTCGGCGCCGCGCTCGCGGAGTACATCGACGCCGACCTCCTCGTCTACGCGACGAGCGTCCCCGGCGTCTACAGCGACGATCCGAACGAGAACCCCGAGGCGACCAAGTACGACTCCCTCTCCGCGACGGAACTGGTCGACGTGATCGCCGGCCTCGAGATGAACGCCGGCGCCTCGGCGCCCGTCGACCTGCTGGCGGCGAAGATCATCGAGCGCTCGGGAATGCGCACGATCGTCTTAGACGGCACCGATCCCGACCGGATCGCCCGCGCCGTCCGGTACGGCGACCACGACGGGACCGACATCATCCCCGAGGGCGCCGGCGAGGAACCGACCTACTGGGCCAGCGACGAACGATGA